The following DNA comes from Geobacter sp..
TTGTTACCATCACGCGAGGAGACCTCATACCATGACCGCACAGAACAAGAAAGAAACGAGCCCCGTAGAGGAACAGACGGCAAAGATCCAGTGGGACCACACGAACATGAAGACCACCTATGCGAACGTGTGCAATGTCTCAAGCACCCGCGAAGAGGTCTCCCTCCTGTTCGGCACCAATCAGACCATCAATGTGGGGCAGGGGGAGATCACCATCGACCTGACCAACCGGATCATCCTCAACCCCTATGCCGCCAAGCGCCTCGCCCTGATCCTGAACGGGGTCATCCAGCAGTATGAGGCCGCATTCGGGAGCCTTCCCGTAGAAACCGAAAAAAAGCCCGCATAAGAAGGGGATATGGATCTGATTGCCGCTCCTGTTGATTCTCTATGAATACTTCTGCAGATACCTTCCAGAAACGATGGTCCTCCTTTAAGGAAGCGGAAGGGGAGGACTTTTTTTACCATTGGCTCGCCCTCCAGTCGTCCTTGATCGCCCCGGCGGTGCAGGGTCTCCTTGTCGTCGGTGATCCCGAATCCGGCTCCTATGCCCCGGTTGCATCCTGGCCGGAAGAGGTGGCCGATCCGGAGCGGCTTGCGGATATCTGCGAACAGGTCCTGGCAGAGCGCTGCGGACTCCTGACCGAGCTTCCGGCACCGGGCAGCGGTTCGTCCGGCGAACCCGGAACGCTCAATTCCTACGCGGTTGCCTACCCCTTCATGATCGGGGAGATGCTGTTCGGTGTCGTGGCCGTCGAGGTGAAGGCCGCATCGGAGGAGTCCCTCGGCCATGTCATGGAGCAGTTGCAGTGGGGTTCGTCCTGGCTGGAGTTGCACCATCGCCGCGAGCAGGCCGAACGGAGCGACAGCACCCTCGTCGAGATGAAGTCCTCTTTCGACCTTTTGGCGGCTGTCCTGGCTGAGGAGCGTGCAAAAGACGCCGCCATGGTCTTCGTTACCGAGCTCGCGTCGCTGATGCGATGCGACCGGGCCTCCCTCGGGGTTTTCAGGGACGATCATATCCGGCTGCAGGCCATGTCACACAGTGCCCAGTTAGCCAAGAACATGAACCTGGTCCGCTGTATCGGCACGGCCATGGAAGAGGCGATCCTCCAGCGGAGCGAGATCCTGTTCCCGTTGCCGCTAGACGCCAAGGCGCTCGTAGTCAGGGATCATGCGGAGTTGTCGCGCCAGCAGGGCGGGGAATCCGTTCTGACGATCCCGCTCTATGGCAACAAGGCATACTATGGCGCCATTACCCTGGAACGGCCGGCCGACATCCCCTTTTGTGAAAAGGAGATCAGGGTCTGCCGCGGGGTCTTCGCCCTGGTTGCCCCTATCCTGGAGGCAAAGCGGAAGAACGATCTCATGCTGCCGCTGAAGGTCTGGGCTTCCGTCGAGACGCAACTGGGCAAGCTGGTCGGTTCGGGTCATGTCGGGCGCAAACTGCTGGCAGCGGCGCTGGTGGGGCTGATCATCTTCTTTTCCGTGGCAACCGGCGACTACCGCATAACGGCGACAACCGTCCTGGAACCGCTGATTCGGCGATCCATTGCCTCGCCGTTCAATGGCTATGTCAAGGGGGCAACGGTCCGCTCGGGCGACCTGGTCAAAAAGGGGGCGGTCCTCTGCACCCTGGACGACAGGGATCTGCATCTGGAGCAGTCGAGATGGCAGAACCAGCAGGTACAGTACCAGCGCCAGCGCCAGGAAGCCATCGCGGCCGATGAACGGGCCAAGGCGAACATCATCAACTCCCAGCTCGACCAGGCTGCTGCCCAGCTCAACCTGGTGCGGAGCCAGTTGCAGAGAACCGCTCTTGTCGCGCCGTTCGACGGCATTGTGGTGAGCGGCGACCTCAGCCAGAGGATCGGCGGTGCCGTGGAGCAGGGGGAGGTGCTGTTCGAGGTGGCCCCCCTGAACGCCTATCGGGTCATCATGCAGGTCGACGAGTACCAGATTGACGATGTGAAGACCGGGCAGACAGGGAAACTCGTCCTGCCGACCATGGCGGAGAAGAATTTCCCATTCGTCGTGGAAAAGATCACCCCCATATCGTTGCAGAAGGAAGGGAAGAACTATTTCCGCGTCGAGGCAAAACTCAACCTGGTCAGCAACAGTCTTCGCCCTGGCATGGAAGGGGTGGCAAAGATCTCCGTGGACCGCCGCAGGCTCATCTCTATATGGACCCGGGAGTTCAGGAACTGGCTCCGGCTGAAGGTGTGGTACTGGTGGCCATAAGCGGCATGAACAGAGACCGTCAGATGTTCAGCCCGGCATGGTACCGTGTTGCCATGCTGAAGCCGCGGTTGCGCAGCCATGTCCAGATCCACCGGCAGAGATTTCGCGGCAGGGAGTGGTATGTACTGCAGGACCACTCGTCGGGAAGATTCCATCGCATTTCCAGCGAAGCCTATTTCATCGTCGGTCTGATGGACGGCAAGCGGACCATGGCCGATATCTGGGATGCCGCCTGCCAGCACCTGGAGGATGCCGTCCCCACCCAGGACGAGATCATCCACCTTCTCTCCCAGATCCACAGCTTCGATGCCCTGCAATCGGAACTCCCGCCGGACATGCGCGATCTGAGCGAGCGGAGCCTCAAGGTGGAACGGAACCGGCTGCTCTCCTATCTCTTGTCGCCGACTTCGCTCCGCTTCCCGCTGTTCGACCCCGACCGGTTCCTGGACCGGACGATACCGTTCATCCGCCCCCTGCTCGGCTGGTTTGGCATGCTGCTCTGGGCCGGCATGGTCTTCTATGGGGTGCTCCTTGCCAGTATCCATTGGCATGAGCTGACCGCCAATGTCACGGAGCGGGTGCTGAGCCTGGAGAACCTGCTGATCCTTTCGCTGATCTACCCGCTGGTGAAGATCCTGCACGAGTTCGGGCATGCCTATACGGTCAAGCGATGGGGCGGCGAAGTGCATGAGATGGGGATCATGCTGCTGGTCTTCATGCCGATCCCCTATGTGGATGCCACGGCAGCATATGCCTTCCGGCGCAAGGGGATGCGGATGCTGGTCGGCGCCGCCGGCATACTCGTTGAGCTGCTGCTCGCCGCCATCGCCATGATCGTCTGGGCCAAGGTGGGGCCGGGCATCGCACGCACCGTCGCCTACAACGTCATGATCATCAGCGGGGTCTCCACGCTCCTGATGAACGGCAATCCGCTGATACGGTACGATGCCTATTACATCCTGGCGGATTTCCTGGAGATCCCGAACCTGGCGACCCGCAGCGGCGAATACTGGGGGTTCCTGGCACGGCGCTGGCTGTTCGGCATCAGGGAGGCCGAAAGCACGGCGGCAAACCTGAAAGAGGCCTTCTGGCTCTCCCTTTACGGGATCGCCTCCTTTGCCTACCGGGTGTTCATAACCTTTGCCATTGCCCTGTATATTGCGGGGAAATACTTCTTGTTCGGCGTCATCGTTGCTGCCTGGACGCTCATCGGATTCATCGTCGTCCCCCTGATCAGGGCGATCCGTTCTGCCTCGGCATCGCGGCTCTTCTCCCAGCATCGCCTGCGGACTGCGGCCATCGGCTCGGTTCTCGCCGCGATACTCCTTCTGGTGGCCTTTGTGATCCGATTCCCCACTTGCACCATTGCCGAGGGCGTGGTCTGGGTCCCCGATGAATCGCAGGTCACGGCAGGCGCTGACGGTTTCATCACCGAAATCGTGGCGCGGCCGGGGTCGCATGTCCGACCGGGGGAGTTGCTGATCCGTTGCGTTGCGCCGAAGCTCGACAAGGAGTTGAACCTGCTGTCGGCAAACCTGCGCGAGGTTGAGGCCCGCTACCTGCAGAGCCTTGTCACTGACCGCACTGAGGCGGAGATCCTGCGCCAGGAGCGGGAGAAGGCGAGAGCCGAACTGTACCGGGCCCGTGAGCGGTTGCATGGCCTCATGATACACAGCCATGCGGACGGGACGTTTCTGGTGCAGCAGCCTGAGGACATGCCCGGCCGTTATGTGAAGCAGGGCGAACCGTTGGGGTATGTGGTCGACTTTTCGCATGCCATCGTCCGGGTGGTTGTCGACCAGGACTCTGTCGAGCAGATACGGAACCGGACGGAGAGGATCGAAGCCAGGCTTGCCGGCAATCTGTCAACGGTCCTGCCGGCAAAGATGGTGCGGGAGGTGCCGGCGGCGTCGAATGAGCTTCCCAGCATGGCGCTCAGTACCTCCGGCGGCGGCTCGATCGCCCTCGATCCCACTGAAACCGAAAAACCCCAGGCTTTCAAAAAATACTTTGTCTGCGACGTCGTGCTGCCCGACACCCCCCTGAAGCGGATCGGGGAGCGGGCGTTCGTCCGCTTTGAGCACCAGCCCGAGACGCTGGCATTACGCTGCTACAGGAGCTTCAGAAGCCTGTTGATCGGCAAACTCGATTTGTAGGGATGAGACAACTGCATGACCCATTGTCATGCCATCCTGCCAGGCAGCCATGTTGCGTGACCTTTTAACACATCCTCCTGCTACCCATTTCCAACGCCCGGAAAAAGAGGATTCCCGTCCCGATTTTCTTGAGGCCTCCGTGCGCGCTCTCCTGGGGGGGGGCAGGCGGTTGCTGAGCCCTGCCCTTGTCCGCCCGGACCGCATTCTGCCGCATGTCGAGGCCAATGAACGACATTTCGGCGCACTCCCCGACAGTGCCATCCCGGCGGAAGCCATACAGCTCGGCATTGACCTGCGCCGGCACAGGTTCCGGATCGACGTGGTCGGCAGATCGTTCGCGCTGATACGCGAGGTGGCCAGCCGCACGCTGGGCAAGCGGCATTTCGATGTGCAGCTGATGGGGGGCTGGGTCATGCTGAACGGCATGATTGCCGAGATGGAGACCGGGGAGGGGAAGACCCTTACCGCCACGCTCGCCGCAGGCACCGCCGCTCTGGCCGGCATTCCCGTGCATGTACTGACCGTGAACGACTACCTGGCCGGCAGGGACGCCGGGGAGATGGGGCCGATATATGCCGCCCTGGGACTGTCGGTCGGGTGTGTCCTCCACGATGTGCCGGTGGAGCGGCGGCGCGGCATCTATCAGTCGCATGTCACCTACTGCACCAACAAGGAGATTGTCTTCGATTACCTGAGGGACAAGCTGACCATCGGCGATTTCGACGGGACCCCGATACGGCTGCAGACCGAGTCACTCTATGCAAAGGATGCCAGGGAAAACCGCCTCCTCCTGCGGGGGCTGCATTACGCCATCGTCGACGAGGCGGACAGCCTCCTGATCGATGAATCCAGGACCCCGCTCATCATTGCAAGCCCGGTTGTCGATGGCGAGGAAGAGCATTTCATGCATGCCGTCATCCGGTTTGCCGCCACGCTCAAGGAACGGGAAGACTTTACGGTTGACCTGGAATCCCGGCAGATCAGGATGTCGGATCAGGGGAACAGGCTGATCGACGAGCTTGCATTGCCGGCCGAAACGCGATGGACGAGCACGATCAGGAA
Coding sequences within:
- a CDS encoding DUF3467 domain-containing protein, yielding MTAQNKKETSPVEEQTAKIQWDHTNMKTTYANVCNVSSTREEVSLLFGTNQTINVGQGEITIDLTNRIILNPYAAKRLALILNGVIQQYEAAFGSLPVETEKKPA
- a CDS encoding HlyD family efflux transporter periplasmic adaptor subunit; protein product: MNTSADTFQKRWSSFKEAEGEDFFYHWLALQSSLIAPAVQGLLVVGDPESGSYAPVASWPEEVADPERLADICEQVLAERCGLLTELPAPGSGSSGEPGTLNSYAVAYPFMIGEMLFGVVAVEVKAASEESLGHVMEQLQWGSSWLELHHRREQAERSDSTLVEMKSSFDLLAAVLAEERAKDAAMVFVTELASLMRCDRASLGVFRDDHIRLQAMSHSAQLAKNMNLVRCIGTAMEEAILQRSEILFPLPLDAKALVVRDHAELSRQQGGESVLTIPLYGNKAYYGAITLERPADIPFCEKEIRVCRGVFALVAPILEAKRKNDLMLPLKVWASVETQLGKLVGSGHVGRKLLAAALVGLIIFFSVATGDYRITATTVLEPLIRRSIASPFNGYVKGATVRSGDLVKKGAVLCTLDDRDLHLEQSRWQNQQVQYQRQRQEAIAADERAKANIINSQLDQAAAQLNLVRSQLQRTALVAPFDGIVVSGDLSQRIGGAVEQGEVLFEVAPLNAYRVIMQVDEYQIDDVKTGQTGKLVLPTMAEKNFPFVVEKITPISLQKEGKNYFRVEAKLNLVSNSLRPGMEGVAKISVDRRRLISIWTREFRNWLRLKVWYWWP
- a CDS encoding PqqD family peptide modification chaperone, with product MNRDRQMFSPAWYRVAMLKPRLRSHVQIHRQRFRGREWYVLQDHSSGRFHRISSEAYFIVGLMDGKRTMADIWDAACQHLEDAVPTQDEIIHLLSQIHSFDALQSELPPDMRDLSERSLKVERNRLLSYLLSPTSLRFPLFDPDRFLDRTIPFIRPLLGWFGMLLWAGMVFYGVLLASIHWHELTANVTERVLSLENLLILSLIYPLVKILHEFGHAYTVKRWGGEVHEMGIMLLVFMPIPYVDATAAYAFRRKGMRMLVGAAGILVELLLAAIAMIVWAKVGPGIARTVAYNVMIISGVSTLLMNGNPLIRYDAYYILADFLEIPNLATRSGEYWGFLARRWLFGIREAESTAANLKEAFWLSLYGIASFAYRVFITFAIALYIAGKYFLFGVIVAAWTLIGFIVVPLIRAIRSASASRLFSQHRLRTAAIGSVLAAILLLVAFVIRFPTCTIAEGVVWVPDESQVTAGADGFITEIVARPGSHVRPGELLIRCVAPKLDKELNLLSANLREVEARYLQSLVTDRTEAEILRQEREKARAELYRARERLHGLMIHSHADGTFLVQQPEDMPGRYVKQGEPLGYVVDFSHAIVRVVVDQDSVEQIRNRTERIEARLAGNLSTVLPAKMVREVPAASNELPSMALSTSGGGSIALDPTETEKPQAFKKYFVCDVVLPDTPLKRIGERAFVRFEHQPETLALRCYRSFRSLLIGKLDL
- a CDS encoding prepilin peptidase; translation: MLRDLLTHPPATHFQRPEKEDSRPDFLEASVRALLGGGRRLLSPALVRPDRILPHVEANERHFGALPDSAIPAEAIQLGIDLRRHRFRIDVVGRSFALIREVASRTLGKRHFDVQLMGGWVMLNGMIAEMETGEGKTLTATLAAGTAALAGIPVHVLTVNDYLAGRDAGEMGPIYAALGLSVGCVLHDVPVERRRGIYQSHVTYCTNKEIVFDYLRDKLTIGDFDGTPIRLQTESLYAKDARENRLLLRGLHYAIVDEADSLLIDESRTPLIIASPVVDGEEEHFMHAVIRFAATLKEREDFTVDLESRQIRMSDQGNRLIDELALPAETRWTSTIRKHEMVRRALSALHVFHRDKDYLVRDGKVQIIDPYTGRVMADRSWEQGLQQLIEIKEGCEITRQQETAARISYQKFFRRYLHLSGMTGTAREVRSELWDVYGLHTVRIRTHRPLLRVRHPAPLFPGKREKERYLLERIREIHAIGRPLLIGTGSVAASEDISCLLREEGIPHLVLNAKNDSEEAAIVARAGNLHCVTITTNMAGRGTDIKLGPGVCELGGLHVMVTDLHDAARIDRQLAGRSARQGDPGSFEMILSLEDAIMQGGTGGIRGWIARRLLRSAPWLWNYAAQSALLYAQKRTEALHARMRRDLFKQDVQRRKQMTFVRREE